One Belonocnema kinseyi isolate 2016_QV_RU_SX_M_011 chromosome 6, B_treatae_v1, whole genome shotgun sequence genomic region harbors:
- the LOC117174049 gene encoding uncharacterized protein LOC117174049 isoform X2, with product MCKNRRVYLRREMSNSRVRGMVEGERKLKAHPQRIFQPHFVAARLKFGAKFIRTSPAIFTETTW from the exons ATGTGCAAAAATCGGCGTGTATATCTTCGGCGCGAAATGTCGAACAGCCGAGTGCGAGGGATGGTAGAGGGAGAAAGAAAGCTCAAGGCGCACCCACAACGAATTTTCCAACCTCACTTTGTAGCGGCGCGTTTGAAATTCGGTGCAAAGTTCATCCGAACATCGCCTGCTATATTCACCGAAAC TACGTGGTGA
- the LOC117174049 gene encoding uncharacterized protein LOC117174049 isoform X1, with product MCKNRRVYLRREMSNSRVRGMVEGERKLKAHPQRIFQPHFVAARLKFGAKFIRTSPAIFTETFSRNRRKGSWTLGKVELVLSPELLTTIKKSLLLQEFPHFLKFYIFALSRAREIF from the exons ATGTGCAAAAATCGGCGTGTATATCTTCGGCGCGAAATGTCGAACAGCCGAGTGCGAGGGATGGTAGAGGGAGAAAGAAAGCTCAAGGCGCACCCACAACGAATTTTCCAACCTCACTTTGTAGCGGCGCGTTTGAAATTCGGTGCAAAGTTCATCCGAACATCGCCTGCTATATTCACCGAAAC ATTTTCCCGTAACCGACGAAAGGGTTCTTGGACCCTCGGAAAAGTCGAGTTAGTTTTATCACCAGAATTATTAACGACGATCAAAAAATCTCTGCTGCTACAGGAGTTTCcccattttctaaaattttatatttttgcacttTCACGCGCTCGGGAGATTTTTTAA